Proteins co-encoded in one Marinobacter qingdaonensis genomic window:
- a CDS encoding FKBP-type peptidyl-prolyl cis-trans isomerase, producing the protein MAQPRVVTIHYTLTNDQGEQLDSSRVEGREPLSYLEGAQNIIGGLESALNEKNAGDQVKVSVEPAEGYGEVNEELVQPVPRSAFEGVDTIEPGMQFQAQTPGGPQVVRVVEVGDETVTIDANHPLAGQTLHFDVEVVEAREATDEEKEHGHAH; encoded by the coding sequence ATGGCCCAACCTCGTGTTGTCACCATCCATTACACGCTCACCAACGATCAGGGAGAGCAGCTTGACTCCTCCCGTGTAGAAGGTCGTGAGCCTCTGTCTTACCTGGAAGGTGCTCAGAACATCATCGGTGGACTGGAAAGTGCACTGAACGAAAAGAACGCTGGCGATCAGGTGAAAGTATCTGTTGAGCCGGCTGAAGGATACGGTGAAGTGAACGAAGAGCTGGTTCAGCCGGTACCGCGTTCTGCATTTGAAGGCGTCGATACCATCGAGCCGGGCATGCAGTTCCAAGCCCAGACTCCGGGCGGCCCCCAGGTGGTTCGCGTGGTTGAAGTTGGCGACGAAACCGTCACCATCGACGCCAACCACCCGCTGGCTGGCCAGACCCTGCACTTCGACGTGGAAGTTGTCGAAGCGCGCGAAGCGACTGACGAAGAGAAAGAGCACGGTCACGCTCACTAA